The Haliotis asinina isolate JCU_RB_2024 chromosome 3, JCU_Hal_asi_v2, whole genome shotgun sequence genome segment ctactgtatgagtactgcttaatgacacatttttcaatatttcagcaatagctcTGAAGGGAcaccaggtcttcagcatgatgggCCAACACTCTAGCCACTAGGCATTCCTACCGCACCACAATACTAAGTGAACAGAGGCTTGTGtaaaatacttgtacatgatAAAAAGTAATAAGGCCTAATGCACATATGATCTAACAGCATGCTGGAAATGTGGGCCCATAGGATCTTAAAGGTTGTATTAATATAGCTTTATATAGTGGTACAAAAATAGCAAATATAAACGaaataaacagaaaaaataattgtcattgtCCTTATACATCCAACTCTATCTACTTCTAATCGATATCAATGCTGCCACACTTTCCACTTACAACCAGACTACTTAACCTATACCCAGACCAAtgtcatatttgaatatttcaggTCATCTTAACATCCATTCATGTCACTGACAAATATTAATCGTGATCATTAGCATGCCTAGGAGAAAGTAACATGCataaatatatcatgtatataacataaatatgtcattaCGCTAGCagatacacaaaatacacaaaacaaagtGACGAAGTGTCATCAGTGGTTGGAATGACCGGATTAGAAATGTTAACAGAATTCCCTAAAACAAGCAGGCTGTGATAGAGGATCATCATTAATTTTCAAGTCCAATTGAAAGTATcaattctttgaatgtcatttagaagtgaaaatacataagaatgaagatttttatggatatcaacttctttatgtgagaacacaacgttttggagtttatactggcttccagctttcgttaactcattccacttgttactttgttattgttttacctgtacatataaatacacctctgtatcccctttctcaatcacctgatgaaggagtaagcattaactccgaaacgttgtgttctcacataaagaagttgatatccataaaaatcttcattcttaccaATTGAAAGTAGAAGAAGAAAAATACTCCTACTTGAGTTGTTAACATATTAGACATTCTCAGCAGATACAGAGTGAGATCTGTGTAAGTCTGATGAATAGCTGACTTAGGAAAAAGTAATAAAAAGATATTACAGAACATGCAAAGTAGCCGCACTATGACAGAAGATTGAACATTTCATGTGAGTGAGAGAATGGGCTGCTATTACTGGTATTTTTGACAGGACTTTGCACCCAGCCTTTCATAACCATGGCCATCCACTGTATTACTATATTACTTGTCACCTTATCATACTATTACCTCTCCAACTTATCACAGCTATGTGTACCCCACTCCTTATTTTTCTGTCCCAAGATGTTTTTCCTCTCAGTGAATTCCTACTGGAGGCAAACCAACTTCACATTATTTTACTATTTTCCCCAAACTTGTACAACTGTCCCTGTTACTTGTACAAGTTTGCTCCTCAAAACCCACTATGCTAACAACCTCCCAAAATTATACTACTGTGTGTGCAGGTCTACTGTTCCCACAATTTCTTATACTACTGTTTCTTTCATATACTTTACTACTGTCCCTATTATCTTACGCTGTTTCACCAACTTAATATACTACTGTCCCTCTAACTGGTGATGCTTAGCCTAGTCTACCTGGTGATTGTTAATCTGCTTCTGGTGGTGTTTGATCTCCTCTTCCAGATGGTCATGTAGGGCACTCAGCTGAGCAGCTTGCTGGCAGATGGCAGATGGCAGAGAAGACATATTAACAAAAGAACATCGACAACAGACCAGGATGTGGACCCTGCTCAATACTGAGTCTCCTGGAATGCTTTCAGTCAGAATTGTCAGAAGGAACATATTCCAAAAATAAAGTATAATTTCCCATTAAGGTAtatatgtgggttttttttagccTTCTACAAGACTGAAAGAATCCAAGAGACAACTTGAGTGGAGTGCACATCTGAACATGCAGCAGTGGGTCCATGGCAGATGGCAGAGAAGCAGCAACTAGTTAATTACATCAAGGCAATCAGCAATCAAATCCACCTTCACAACTTGCACAGGACAAGGTCAGAGTAGGTTCACTGCACACCTTCATCATTAACAAGTAACAGATAATTTTCACATTACTTAGTTTTACTCTTTCATATCAgcttaaacaaaacaatatttttaaaccatTTTCTATCACATCATTCTATTAACCCTTTAAAAACGGCTTCAACAACACCAAATTCTTTCACTTATTTAGTGAACCTGTGAGACAAAGGTTATCCTGAATGACACTGTCCAGAAACAAGTCGTTCCAGTGGGATGTTCATGCTCTAATCCATTCTCTTTATGGTCAAACCTGGTGCATTTTCACTTGTTTGGAGTGGAATTCAATCTCATCCTCCATCATGTCCTTCATTTTTTCCAGCTGAACTTTTTGCTGCATTTTGGATAGagaaacacacacactgtacatcatGTCCATAACATCATTATACAGCCTGTCTCTACACCATGGACACATGTAGTGGTTCACACAGCTCTATCCCACTTTGTCACtatatggttgaaatactgccaaTATGAAACATTTGGCACTGTCATCCGTATTGCACCTCTGTAGTACTTTGTcactatattgctgaaatactgccgttATGACAAAACATTTGGCACCGTCATCAGTATTGCACCTCTGTAGTACTCTGTcactatattgctgaaatactgccgttATGACAAAACATTTGGCACTGTCATCCGTATTGCACCTCTGTAGTACTTTGTcactatattgctgaaatactgccgttATGACAAAACATTTGGCACTGTCATCCGTATTGCACCTCTGTAGTACTTTGTcactatattgctgaaatactgccgttATGACAAAACATTTGGCACTGTCATCAGTATTGCATCCCTATATTACTTCCTTGTATTTCAGCTGATACAGTTATCCCTGTGATGGGAACCTTGGATGCTACAAATCTTCACAAAAGATACACTTATTCATGCCAAAAAGGGTGGTTTTTTTCAGAGATTGAGTGGAGATAACTAGAGCTACCATTGCTTCAACAGGCGTTCTAGTGACAAAAGCTACTGTTGCTAACAGCTGCCATTGTGACATCAGGTAATATTGTCAACAGTTTTTACTGTGACACCAACTATCATTGTGACATCTACAGCTACCACTGTGACAATAGCTACCACTACCATGGCAACACCAACTACTACTTCAGATGGCACTATGGACAAGCATGAAACACTCAGCTAGGAATCTATAATGTACCAGAATTAAAAATTGTTTTACATAGTTGATGCCTCTTGAGTGATTGAAAGTACTGGtcttatgaaaatgaaaacatatttaatgtCTATATGCATGAACTGGATCATGTCGGCAGGCATGCAAAATGTCAGCTGCAGTGCATTTCTCTAGAAGATGAAAGACATGattattctctctctctctcactcacacacacacacatacagagagagagagagagcacagCACAACAAAAAATCTGTATTAAACATGTTGTGACATTTATGACTACTTTGATAGCAGCCATCTGTAGTGCTGATAATGCTGTTCATCCTACTTATCatactgggcctagattttcgaagctctcttagcgctaagatagtgtgtgacttaatgttaatgtatggcagttaCAGCTAACTTAGCACTAAGAGACCATCAATATTCAAGGCCCAGATAACAATGTCCCTGTATTTCACAGTCAACAAATCTACAAGAAACAATTTAACGGAGAATCTGTGGGTCATTCATCCATACATTTTCTGAACAAATACTTAACATGATATGTAAATCCATCCTCACCAGTTATGAAACTCTGATGTATgatacaaacacaaaatgtacAGATAACTATGGACATAAACGTTTCCTTACCAGCTTGCGAAAATACTGCTCTTCTTGTGCCGCTTCCATCTTGCCAAAACTACCACCAGCTTCTCTGCAGACAAACCATGTTTATTGCCTAGCTTGAGAAGAACTTACAAAATAATAACCAAGCAATGTATTAAAAAATTAACTATTTCTTAAATCTGTTTTTATTAAAAAACTTACCCTTAAAGTTTACAAAGAAAAGGATAAGTAAAAAAGtaagttgccatggttacctgACACTGCCGCCTGATCCACCGCCCTGAAACACATTTCCGATTAAGTCCACAACTTGTGTTAGGGACAAACTGACAAAAGCTCTCCTGGCTAATTTGAGGAATAAAATAAGTGGAACTGATATCTTTAGAagagaaaaatatgtaattctaAATGTGGATGAAGTCTAAAACACCAGAAGGCTTTTTTATGCCATCAAGTAAATTTCTGTGATATTAATATGTTGATGGGTGATGACTGAAGACAAAAAAGCACAAGGAAACCCCTTTTACTAGTTTTAGGACATTTACATAATGAGACTGGAAATTCAATCACTTGTTAATCGAACGTAATTGGCATCTGTTGTAAAACATAATGTACAAGCAATACCTTCAGCAAACTATGCAGAAACAAACCAATTATTCATACAGTCATCGTTTAATGAACTACTAAACCTTAGATTAAGAACTTAATTTAATCAGCTAAAATACGCTATGCAGaggaacatattttcaaattgtacCTTCTCTCCTAAAACAGATAGAAAGTCAAGAGTTCCTTCTATGACCCATGCACAGATGATTTTTGAAAAGGAAATAGGATTATTAGGTATATTGTGGAGTCAAAACAAACCCAGACATTACACTTAGTTACCTTGCCTGCCCCGGATCCCCATTCTCCGCTCATGTAGCGTACTCTGAAATATTACCATAAACATCAATCTATGACTTCAGCATGTGTactaaacaaatatataaaatatataaggAGTAAATGTTATAATGAATCAGAGCTCCAGAAACGCTGTGATTTTGCATAAAATGCACTATAGAAAAGTTTAAATACAACAGAAAAATACACGCCAAcatcagtgttcacgaatagtgtctgaccctctgacaaatctagctgatttgccaatggtcagacagaagttCCCAACCGGCTGGCTCCAGTGTCTGACCGAATATATTACAATGACTTTGtatgaagttgttatttgtggcatgtgacacttgtgcactgtttataaatttatgtttataatgtttgtcattatataatgctgataatttcaatgccaattatgagaaatgttaaatctgaaaaatgtgtgtttaattttaattctgtgggtcctgtgaattttcagtgggtcagacatctgaaacttacaggatccaatgtctggatactttgaaacaccattcgtaaaCATGGCAAcgtatgaaaaaaacacaaaatacttaTGTTTATGCTTCGTCAAAATAACAATGCGCATTTACCCAATACATCAAAATGTTACATATATGTTATCAGTTCAAGCCTAGCGAATGGAAAGTTTTTTCCACCTCtaaatatttgtgattaaaaGGCTTCTAAATGCAAATAGAACATGCAACAGATATGGCCAATCTATAAACAGCGACCAGTCAAATAGTTGTTTTCTTTTAGTAAACAAATCACTGATGCTGAGCAAGTGTGGCAGTTTCCACACACTCATTGTAAAATATCTTGTTTTATTAAGCtttacaaacagaaagctaCTTCATCGGAGGGCTACTAGATGAATTAACTGGCAAGTACATTGTTTCACAATCAACTGAATGTGttattttaaatgaagttaacatcagttattcttGGCATGGAAGTTAAACAACACAAAGGGAATATTTCTTTTGTgtgttaaaaataatataactGTTGGAGTGAAGACATATGGCTGTTATATCAGCTACTATCCATCTCGGTGTCTTGTTTTACAccaaactggatgtagattagAACAGATACGAGTATTATTTCTTACAGCACAAAGCTGTATTAGCTATTTGCCATAATTTAGCATTGTTGGGAggattttgtcttattttataACTGGAGAAAAGAATGCCATACCTTTTGTTATAATGAGTACCtggattttaaaaaaacatggtGGGTATCTATATTTTTAGACCACTTCAAATAtccatttcaaatatatatttcatacccacatgggcaaaagcttatctggagctctgataaATAcaacagtaaccatggtaaccacaATACCTGAGTTGAAAACAAGGAACATCCATCAAATAATTTCCCATAGGACAGTGAACAAGGTATATGTAATTTCATAAGATAAACAAAAGGTCAACAGAATTCCAGATGCCATCCTCCATCACTGAAAACTTTTGAACCATCCAAAACATGTGCACAACTGGTGTTGAGTTTTCAGTACTTTGCTATTTTAGTGTACTTAAGTTGCTAGCCATTGGCAGAGCTTAACTTAAAGAGATGCTAACCTTCTTGAACCAGGTGCAACTGAAGATAAAAACCTATTTGCATGAGCCAAATTCCAGTTGTACTGcttatattgcaatatgtaatgaaaaaaatatgctattgaattatttagatgttttattcaaaagttTACTCCCTAAAAAATTGCTCTGCACCTAGTGTATGTTAGAATAATAActaggttgcactttgtaaaatattgggttgcaccagtgcaagtaacaaagcactaactCAAGCCCTGATTGGCTATCTGTTACTATCTTATTTAGGGTTAGGTAACAGAAAATGGCTGAGGTTAATTAGGGTTAGGTTTATATGTAACTTTGCCATGCTCATTTGCTCCAACTTCAAGAATTCTGTAGGTCTCATTTTTCAAACAAGcatatattgtttatttgtgACAGCTtatctttcattttcaaaatcggCGGTTagtagagttgtgacgatactggtagtccgatacatacgatacgatacatatcgtttgtccttgtatacagaaaaataaaagtactggaaataatgtgctgttatgttatcatttcagggaaggtattcttctcccaagaaaaatcatgaaagacattttattaaaaacgtttagcatgtgtcagtaaagtagtgttttccccaaaaaatggaacagcagggatcaacattggcacaactggctgttttgcacagataacaaaataaatttgtgaacATTATCTCAGTCTGAGcatgtccatggcaatattttcctcaaaaatctaaatagaagaggagacggtgtttttgTAGACtgatatgtatgtaagtatcgtGTTGAATCGATACATGACAGTCGTAtcgatgtatcgtatcgtgcagCTCTTGAATCGCGGTAACTTGTGTATCGattaatcgtcacaactctagcGGTTAGTTCTACTAACTTGAAGTCATCTCAAATAATCTGTTTTAATGGTTGGTAGGTATCTGGTATTCTTTGTTGGATAGCGAACAGTTATCACCGTGTATCTTATCCTGAGACATCTTCTATGTTGTCTTCTAGACCAAACAAAGTGGATAAATAGTCTCAGACTTTAGCCACTAGTACTATGCCAAATCTGGTAAATTTCACATGGTCCAGTATTGCTCTACTGCTGCATACTGTTGTGCAGTACTCGAGAAAACTTCTGCTTGCTCTTGAAATGAGAACAAGTATCATAATTTGGAGTTACCCATGTGGCCATCGAATACCTACTGAACACACATGGGTATGATAAAATATCAGACAATTATGTTGCTTGAAAAAGGGTTAAAACTTGATGCTGGAGTTATTCCAAATGTGAATGGGTGAACAAAATATAGGGCAACCTTCTTTTTCAACAGTTTCAGTGTCACGGTCGTTTCTTGTAGTTCACGTGAAGCTTGATGTCACCATACTATGTCACACTGAAAGTGAAATTGTGAACCGTTTGAAGAAACGGCGTTTCTACTGATGGCCAGTGTTTTACCCACAGCGAATAACACGAGCATGAACTCGCATTCGTGGACGAAAACTCATCTGAATAGAACAGGATGTGCTTTACTAGCAACAACTGGCATGCAACATGTTTGAAAGCTGTCGTGTCGAAACTGATGTCATCCTCACCCGAAAAGACGCAATGTTCCTGGTAGTCTTCGTGCTGCCATGTCGCGATCCAAGGTCAGAAGTACAGGGGCAAATAACTCTGACGTCGCCAAGCAATGCATACCGCTAGCGTTTCCGTAACAACTTTCGATTTGAATATCAACTAATAGATCGTTAACACCTGGACTCGAAGTCAAACTTACTGAGTGTAGATTCGTACTTTGGGCACTTTTTATCATCAGATATACAGACATGCATCTCAGAATGTAAGTTGGTTGAGAAATAACAGACAGTTATCGTTAATATAAATGATGACTTGACAACTGACAGTAAACGCCCATATTCACATTGCAATATCGCAGCAGCGTAATGCAAAGAGCTGTTATTTCTACGATGAATGAAACAAATTTAACAGGGAAGCGCCCATTTATTTCTGCTTTATCGTATTGAAAGTAGTTAAGTAGTTCAAATGCCGCAGCTGTTTCGTCACTTCGCTAACTTTGACACCTCTTAATACGCTACTGGAGTGTATATTTGGCAAACGATACACGCCCCATCAACACAATGTAAGGACTGTCACGTCAGTACTGTTACATTTGCCGATGTTGAGTGTCATCAGTATGCAGGCACTTTCATCCAGTATTTCCTAACATAATTCAGATCTCGttcgttatatttgggattacaggGTCTCTGTCAAGTTCAGATTCTGGTGTTCTGAGGGCcggtcccatctgggatttgaaacCACATTCAGTCACCCTTAAATTGACTCATTAACGGCttttgttgataactggatccATAGATCAGGAGAGACGTGCGTGTGCACGTACGGGGGGAGAGagagattttgttaaatgaccattgactggtgaaaatgaagtgtgcacccacCCACCCTTTTCTCAATAAGATGTATCCACCTCTGTCTATATCATACAGGtacggagagagagagagggagggagggagggagggagagagagagagagagagagagagagaggggggggggggagcgCACACCAGGAGCAGTATAAAAAAGAAGATTGTTTGATAAGTTCTTTTAGACTCTCCGGGTCTCTCGCACCCGTTGGCTCGATGAACCAAAGTTAAGTTGGAAATGGTAGTAATAACACTTACAAAAtatgcttttgttttgttcGTGTCGTGAGTCTTTGTCATTCCATATGATGTTGACAGGAAAAACTTACGTAAGGGGTCTAGTAATAAACAATATTCTTTGTCTAGTCACGATGACATGAGCTTTCGACCGGATTCTCAGAATCGAGCACTTTCTCGGAAATGGCAATCGATCCACAAATCCAATGAAAACCATGAACCGGTTGCTTTCTTTTGAAACCGGAATGTCATTCTGGAATATGAACTAGAAGTCCTCAACGttaatattttcaacaaaattcaATTATCGAACCAGGGGTTTGTGACATTACGGAATAACGATGATATGCTAAATACTTTTACGTGTACATGTCCTGACATTGCTTCATTCAGACAGATAACAAGATGTTGGAAGGCATTCAAGAAAATAGATCGAACCAGAATACACAGTAAGGTGAAGGTCGGAGCGAGACGGAAGCTTAGTTCCGGGAGTGTTGGGTTCACAACAGATTCGATGTGCATATAAATAGTTGAGCTGTTGTGAACCGCGCACACAACATCTGGGAACATCACTGTTTAAGGTAGGTGCAAGCAACGCTGTTTTGTGACTGCGCTGTCACACTGCTATTTTTCTCAGGAGGAGTGAGAAGGTACCCGACTACGCGGCGACTGATTTCTAAAACGACGTCGGGTGGTCAAACAGAACGTTGTGAAATGTAGTCGATGCATGACGTTTTGACAGCGTTTCTAATATGCTACGTTAACAGATCTAAGACGATGACTgatattcatttttttcacatcaCTATGTATCTTTGTGAGATATAGTTAAAATATATGGCGTAATCGATACTTACATTGTGACAATTATCATGACATTACCAAGGCCGAACCTTCCAACAACTTAGATCAGAGTGGGATCAGACATCATCAGTATCTCAGGGGCacaattgtctggtcaagatcgACTCAATTATTttaccatcctcgatatctccaagtATACATTTTGGTAAGTCTAAGCTCCACCAGAGAGCATATATCAGTATATGGTCCCTGGCTCCACTAAACTCTCCACGCATCTACTGCTTGGCCCAATAATTATATTACCTCCTTTTGCTGGCTCCTCATTCTCACTGttgccaatcagctaagctctTGTTAGAGCCAAGCACACCTGCATTCGTAACTATGGCTAACCTGTTGTCAATAAAGATAGTGGTTGTAGGTACGAgggtttgtttgcagtgtgacTCAAATTGGGGGGAAGTGTTACAGATGAATTGTCATGTccaaaacttttaaaaaatatatgcaagaacctCTTTCAGACCTTACTCTTTTAGATAATTTCAAAAGCGATAGTGAATTATGATTGGTgcactcaacttcccagcatagatacctgattggataaaaagccagccaagggaggtaataaaattattgggcTGAGTCATAGATGTGTTCAGGGTagagtggagatttatcagaaggtataccctggagatatttaTAATGGTTTTCGAACAGGCCGCTaccatatagatgaaatattgccaagtgggttaaacaacatacagttGTAAACAATCTTAAATGGCAAAACATTGGACGAGtgccacagtgagtgagttggattaaAGGCACTCTGAAAAGCTTACTTAGTTACATGTTCTCAGTTTACGGTTAAGTTATTAAAAGATCATCTTGCACAAGCGTAAAGGGCATATATGTGGCCTGGGAACTTTTGGGTGAAATGGTCTGCACTAGTAAAAAGAATTTTTAGTCATAATCTTATCAAGTAGCTGATAGTGGCCAAACATAAGAAAATAATTGTGAAACTTGTGTCTAACCATTTTGCTTTTGAGACACATCTTGATCAAACCAATGAAACTTCAGGTGTTTGTTGTGATGTTAGGGTAGCCAAGTAGATAAactgttcgctcatcacaccaaagacctgggttcagttccccacatgggcacaatattgGAAGCCCATTTCAGCTACCCCCCTTCAtaaagctggaattttgctaaacgCAGCGTAAAGTTGAAACttaccctctcactcactcggatGTTTGTTCCAACTATGTTTGATGgcacatgtatttgtttaaaagcTTTGAATACAGTTTTAAATATGGCTACCACAGCAGCCATGTAGGAGTAGTTGTGGCCAGTACTAAGACACTCAAAACGTACTGTTTGACTCCCCATACTTACTCCTCtgaaaaaatgacaacattttGTGGCACTGTCATTGGCAGACTGACCAAGATGAAAAACTGCTAGAAATATGATACATAAGTTACTTGTTTCAAATTTCTTAATCTGACACATCAGCTATTTTACTATTTTTAGGTGGATGTCTTAGTTGATATTGTGACTACACATCCAGGTGAGTCTCTGCTTTGGCAATTTTGTTATATCCATGAAATTTGTCTGTGTTGCAGAATATCATTACAATGGCTCTAGTTGAGGATATCCTGAGGAAGCCCACAGACCCACTGCAGGAAGGTCTAGAGCTACGTTTGTACAGTATGCGCATGTGTCCATATG includes the following:
- the LOC137277532 gene encoding ATPase inhibitor mai-2, mitochondrial-like isoform X1, which translates into the protein MHCLATSELFAPVLLTLDRDMAARRLPGTLRLFGVRYMSGEWGSGAGKGGGSGGSVREAGGSFGKMEAAQEEQYFRKLQAAQLSALHDHLEEEIKHHQKQINNHQDAIERHKKKISQLKHAGDK
- the LOC137277532 gene encoding ATPase inhibitor mai-2, mitochondrial-like isoform X2, which gives rise to MSVYLMIKSAQSTNLHSVSLTSSPGVNDLLVDIQIESCYGNASGMHCLATSELFAPVLLTLDRDMAARRLPGTLRLFGVRYMSGEWGSGAGKGGGSGGSVREAGGSFGKMEAAQEEQYFRKLQKVQLEKMKDMMEDEIEFHSKQVKMHQDAIERHKKKISQLKHAGDK